The segment TGTTTTGATCCAACTTGCTTGTTTTTACTTAACTTTAGCAAATTGTTATTCCTCCTTTCGGCATTGCACCAGTCTCTAAATAAAACTATTGTTTCCAAACTGTCTTCCGCCAATGAATATCTATGATCACCAATTTTAAACCTTGCCGCACTGAAAGCAGCCTCTGATACAACTGATGAAGCTTGAATAGCTAGAACATCATGAACCATTTTGCTCAAAGTTGGAAATGCATCGCTTGGCCTACTCCACCATcctaataaatcttcattgccatctttgatttccaatgattctaaagattgattaacatattcttcaaaatcatcacaGTTAGTAGAATTAAGACCAAGAAAACCTCGCATATAACATGAAATTGGAACTGACGAATCAATCTCAACATTagaagtttgaccaacttctcattgaaaattttcagtagttctatatttttcatacaaaacttttgcttctacttttatgctaGACTTACACGCTTGACAATTTAGAATTTCTTCCGGTAAAATttctaaagtttcataaaaactGTCGACAAGGCCTTGCACACCTTGTAATTTATAAGAAGGATGAAGTAAAGTAGCCGTTAAAAAAACTcgaggaataggaaaaaaaatattttttaaatgtttcaatcataccttcaattgcaactctaaatttatctatttttttatatttacaaaattgaattgaaagagcacaaatatttattaacacggatgaaatagtaggataataaatTCCGAAAAACATGGTAGTACCATCAtaaaaaagtcttaaaaattgtaatagttctttagtttcttcccaATCTTCATCACAAATTCTATCTAATGGATCAACATTATGAGCATTAAAACCCATTTGTATGGGTCTTCTATATTTATAAGCAACCGAAAGCATTTCGTAAAGAGAATTCCACcttgttttaatatgttttggaatttttctaggtgaCAATTCACATAGTGAACAACGCTCATTAAATTCCCTAATTCTAGCAGCATTGTTTGTATGAAAAATCAAGGTAACAGCATATTCAACTTTTACATTACCACAATCAAATGATGAAATACCATCTTgtacaactaaatttaatatatgtgcaacaatctaacatgaaaaatattattgtcaaTTGGACATAATCTAACTTTTAACATGTTAGCAGCATTTGTATTATTAGATGCATTATGTAATGCGACAGACATTGTTTTATCTATAATCATGTAATAatctaaaacacttaaaatatttgaagctaaatatgcactagtttttttctctatacatagtttataacttataattcttttttgcaaaTTCCAATTATGATCAATCCAATGTGCATTAATAGTTAAATAATCATTTCCATTAACACTACGACCCATGTCCGAAGTTATAGACACTCTACTATCTAATATGCCAAATAGACAACGAAgaaattgacaatgtttaccttGATATTCAAACACATCAATTTTAACAGTATTTCTTGAAAAGCCTCTATAATCCGGATTAtaagtttgttgaatatattcaacaaaatcGGGATTTGAAGGAAAACTATAAGTAAAACCACAAACGAAAACCATTTTAGCTGAATTTTCCCAATCTAATTCCTTATTATATTTACGTTGTGTTATTGGACCAGCGGGGTTAAAAGGATCTAATGTTCCTTGAACCATGTTAGAAGCCCCTATCGATGCATTCCCGGTAATATCTAATTCATTAATTGAAATTCCCTTTTTTCTATTGGCTTATGCTTTagcttctttatattgaatcgGCACACAAGATAACAAATGTCTATTTAATCCCCTCGTTCCACCTCGACCCCCACCTTGTTTATGTTTAAAAGGTTGCTTACACTTATTACAAATAGcaacaatattttctttatcaaaagtCATAAATTGCCACACAATAGAAGTTTTAGGTCGTTGATACTTCACCTTCACCCTTGTAGGAGGTATAAGGGGTGGATGTCCAAAATATTGCTCCGGTAAATTGATAGTCTCATTTCGAACTTCTGTCACCGGAATAGTAGGTGTTTCATCTAACTCCTCTTCTCCCAAATCAGCTTCTACTTCTTCACctgaattttcatcaacattaggatTAATATTAACATAACGTCGTTCTAAACTTTCGTGATCGAGTTGAACATTTGAATCAATATTATAaggagtatcatcaacataagtagAATCCTTTATGTTAAATCTAACTCTACTCGTTGATTTAGATGAAGTACCACCACTTTTACTACTCTTTTtactttactattttttttaccaaaattaaataatttaaaaagtctacTTTCTTCGTTATCTTGTGATGTCTCTTTTCCTTTACTGCTAGTTTTTTTGGTAgaactcatacttaattatatatatatatatgtgtgtgtgtgtgtgtgtgtgtgtgtgtgtgtgtgtgtgtgtgtgtctgtgtgtgtgtgtgtgtgtgtgtgtgtatatatgtatgtatatatatatatatataaagtgtaatataaaaataataataacacaaaagtAAAGacgaataataaaatataaatattatgaaacgaATGTACCAAGCGTCTTCATTAATAGCAGACGTTAAACCGATTGTGAAGCTTGTGATTTATTGTAACTTGTAATTTGTAACTCCAAGTCTCCAACCAATACTTGATAACAAATAtgagataatataattatatttattgatataatatgaaaattttgtattaaaaattgaaatatatggaatctaataatatgagaattaaaattgaatagaaaTTAAATTGACACTTGAGAATTGAGAGTTGATAGGATATAGAAAATAGATGAGAGAAATGAGAAAAgatgattttgtaagaaatagtaGGGGATAGGTGTATTTATAGTattaaaaatgggttaaagtttaattattataacttgagggtttaaaataaagtattaaaaGTAGAGGGTGTTTGGGAACACAAAAAGGGACATAAATCCGTTGGGGGGGGCACTAGCCGTTTCCCCAACGGATCTAAACAGTcagttttaaaacttttaaaaaaaagggggggaaGGAGATCCCGCGAACTGGCCGGTTCAACCTGGCCAGGACCGGGCTGGGTCGATCGGAAAGCAGGGGTGAACCGTCCCCTAACTGGTCCCCTCATCCCCCCACCCCTTAAACCCCTTAAACCCTGGGGGATGGGCCGGGTTCGGGTCGGGGCGGGCCATCCCGGTTCCCCTGCCATCCCTAATGGTAGCATAGCATTTATGGAGCAAATCCATAtccaaaattatatcaaagtcaagAATGGTTAATCCTATTTGGTCAGTATAGGTAACTCTATTAAGaacaactattgggcaatctCTATATACTGTTTCATCTCTAACGTTGTCTCGTGTCGGAGTACTAACTTAAAAAAGGATCATGCAAGATCTTAGGAAGCAATTCATATTTAGTAGCTAATAAAGGAGTAACAGAAGACAAGGTTGatcctggatctaacaatgcatacacaagaaaagaaaatacatgCAAATTACTAGTGAGCACATCAGttgacttctcctgctcctctcTACCTTTCAAAACATAGATAGTGTTCCTCTTGCGAGGCTCGACTGCAGGAATAGGATTAGGCCGAGGCTGAGTATCTTTCTTGGCCAGATTCTTCACATATGGGCAGTCCCTGATCATATGTCCACTCTTGCCACACCTATAGCAGGCATTAGAACCTACCATGCATTCACCTCCATGAAAACGGCCCCACTTACCACACAGCTTTCTGTCACGCTGGGAATTTCTATCATTGCCCTTCTTTGGGGCATACTTTCCCCATTTGTCATTAGTGTTGCTGGAAGGAGTAGGATTACCTAAGTGCCGGTGCCCTTTCTTGAACTTGGGCCTGTTCTTAACTCAAAGAGAACTCCTACCAGTGCTAGAACTAGCCTGATCTGAGGGCCTTGGATTCTTGCCTTCTCGGCCTCTCTTCCTCCAACGAATCTCCTCCACCTACTGTGAATGTACCATCAACCTAGTAAAGTCCACATTATCATGCAACATGGCTGCCCGACATTCCTCCACCAGATCCTTTGATACACCAGTCACaaacctgctcatctcatccctgttACTGGACACTAAGGAAAAACTATAATTGGAaagtttaacaaacttcaaggagtattccttgattgacatacctccttgacataagttgatgaactcctcaaccttagcCTTTCTCTAAATTCTGGGAAAGAACCTCTCCAGGAATGAAGTTATGAGAATGTCTCGAGTGATGGGGGCATCTCTTGGTGCTCGTCTATCTACCCACATCATGTACCATAcctgagccacatccttgagctggtatgcagccaactcagccttctccTATTTATTAACACGCATAACACAGAGAATCTTATGGACTTCATCCACAAACTCATGGGGATTCTCATTGGTTCTGGACCAGAAGTAGACTGGAGGATTCATATGGTGAAATCTCTCAGTATGCTATTGAAATCTCTCAGTATGCTAGCCATGGTGCTAGCATATGGGTTCTCCCTAGGAGCACCCACTCTAGTGGTCTGGGTTGTGATAGCTTGTGCCTGAGTAGCGATGGCTTGGGCCATCTAAACCAGTGTTGCTCTCACTTCTCCATCTGTCAACGCAGTTGGGTTGACAAACACTTGCACTCCAACAACTAGGGCTTGGGGAGGAGCTTGGTTTCCCCCATCAGTTGTTTCTCCAACTCTCCTTCCTGCGTTTcttgttttcattctttttctacAAGCACACACAAGAAGGAAGTTAGATTCTAGAATGAAACAAAATGTCAAAATTGTACACGGCaggataaagagtagaagaatgGAAGATTCTTACCATCACTAAGTCTCTAAGTCATGGTTGTGGTTaacttcacaaccataagctaGAAACTAACAACTCCTTCgttcctaggtaatttaacctcatgctctgataccaagtttttcacaccTAGGTCCTAGACCCTAGAAGAGACCAGCATCGTTAATCACACacaggtcgcagacaagcctcttattaggtttcatcacaatcatactattaaatttagcaaaaattttaaaactttttaaacttACTCAAGTgaacttagacttcatataattattatataagagtgatatactaagagctcaaactaaacaaccatctattaacagattgaacaattgaaatgaagaattaatTGTATCATTAATAGTTGCCAAAACAGCCTTAATATGAAAGCTTGAACAAATGGTTAAAAGGGAATGCTAGGgaaaacatccactagctatgtatAATCTACTAAAGCTAGAAAATAAAGTGtaggcatcctcgaactcacgaggacctaccaaagtctggagGTACTAGTCTAAACAACTTCAACTAATCTTCCATCTTCTTCAaggacctgcacctataaagaTAGTAATTGTATATGGGTTAGTATACACTTGTACTGATTATGGTTAAATGCACATAAACGCATAAGGACTATACATGATccaggaaagctcttcctatagcaACATATCATTTTTAGAAAGTGAAGTGACctcactttcctaattcgttatttatGAATCATACTATGAATGacatattttcatgcatttaaagcacagaaatcattttttatatgaacataagacctttgaatcattaacataattttagaacaattcaagaaaaatttaatatttttcctccccttaggccgagagctctCTCTCCTtgacttagtttatttttcagtcttttcttctttttgttgtgtagttcaatgatctcctttcATCCTATATTTTACTTAACAGTTAAATTATTCATGTTATTCCCATTGATACAAtaaatcaagtaagtaatccaaaagactaaagaaatgatttgactaccctactcacaagttattctttccattcttgttaaattgggcatgaagtctttataacCCCATCTTTATTGTCTACGCCCATTAGTTGATCATTTGGATAATATAAATATGGTGGGGCATATGTTCATACTCCAATTCATGAGTCATTATGTTTTGCTCCCTTTATTTGCATAAGCCAATAACTAttaaaaacttcattcttatcaaatgttgatgatttgatataCTTATGCTTTTGCTTACTTggttcactttgaacttacatttcttaTTCTTTGATCTCATTTTCACTTTGAAAATGCTAGGTTGACTTaggatattcttttaaaattccaTTAGGATCTTTCTGTGTAATTAGTAAGAATGACTTACATCATTACTTAGTCGAACCTCACTCTTTGGTCATCCTATTCGAACACCCCTCATCTTCCTagttctttatttatttctttcttagtttcttaaagaaatctttagcatttaaaagacatagatcatgtgagctaacatgaaatccagtgtctttcCCACATttaaaagaggtggttcaccagccaaagtgaaaccgaatAATTCCTAGCTTTCTTAGGTGTATCCAATAGCTAGTAACCTATGCTTACAACATAGTATAAACACTAGGAGaatttggagacccttatccaccttggtggtaaTCTCGTCTCGTAaggcttacatgtgcttgcacaagctCATTAGTAGTCTATCTGTGCTTAGCTCAATTTATCATACTTTAcgacttttagagttgactcataaATTATGGAAACTTGCTTCTAGTATAAGATATGCTTATCTTCAGGAATGAGTTCTCCTCTCTTTATATaattgatgaatgtgaacttaaatCTTACATTATAATTATGGtgtgaatgagacttgtctcatgatttctaacaccctcttatgtgagtatctttaacataattgtttaGGTGCAAGTGAAACTTCTCTCACTTCCTTTAATACCTCATTCTAGGTTAATTCCATAACTCATAagcttttagttatttcattactcaccttatcttgttcacttttatttggtagtcttgtaccattctttatgaaaattataagtACTTGTTCAATATACTATTATGTTCATAAATTCATTTAGAtcgggtatgttgggacttgtcctaATCATTGGCATACCTTTAACATTCCAAAAAATGACATGTCTAGTGGAGAGCCCAATAGATCTTTAAGAAAGCGTATTTGGGATACATAGGCATTCCAATGCctaatattgagaaatattgggcatagtatagaaaattgtctaagtattagccaatttctatataaaacccaaataagcaaaatattgggatagtagaaaatattggcttaaagggtgttagcaAAATTTCTAAGTATTAATGAGCTTCTTTAAGAGATGTACCTGCAATAatgaccctaagctaaaaatcAAGTTGCATAATAGTAACACATTAGGtaaagtgtcaagcctagtaccatatCACATGactatttaaaatgatcatgtagattaagtagtgcccaaggacatagtgagggtccaTGAGACAATAAGCAAATATTCCAAATAGgaaataaataatagttagttaggaaagtaccACCAATCCATGTGCAACCACATGGTCAAAGCATGTGGGAATCGGCTATAGGAGGGGACAACCCTAACTGAATTTGGTTACAGTAGTTAGGGGGAAGGCGTGCACATGGGTTCACCCATGTGAAGCCTAGCTCTATAAATAATTATAGACTCTAACCTAATtccctaactaattaattaacctaggacaaaccaaaataaactaattagtgcacccgacaacctaagacttaaATTGGGTGACACCAACCTAGTATtaagttaaagagacaacctagtacctaacctaggattgtccaaaaGGTTGGTTATAGTCTTAAAAAAcattagtaattaccctaggttactcaattaattaatgtatcaacttgattaattaatttaaatggacaAAACCAAAATCACAAAGCCATTTCCAGATTTCGGTTAAGGCAAgcaaaagacaacctagtacctaacctaaaATTGtccaaagggttggttatggtcctaaaaacttagggatactttagtaattaccctaggttacttaattaattaatttatcagattaaataattaatctaaAAGGGAgaaaccgaaatcacaaagtAGTTTTAAGATTTcagttaagacaagaaaaagacaacctagtaccaaaccaaggatggtccaaagggttagTTATTGTCATaatgacttaagggtactttataaattaccctaggtcacttaattaattaaattatccatttaattaatcaaattaaaggggtcaaacCAAAATTCGTACATTAACCTACTaatcaagaaacatcctagtacttaacctaggatggtaaaaagggttagttatggtacCAATGagttaggggtactttagtaattaccttaggtacattaattaattaaatttttcatttaattaattaatttaaaggggtcGAAACGAAATTCTTAAGAAAATTTTTggatttgactaagtgttgtgtttttcctagttctagtcaatataggaggggctttttagtaattaattaatttatttattaaattaacttattaatacTTGTTGAATGAGTCAAGATCAGTTCCTAAACCTAAAACTCACGATCAAACACTCAGTGAACACAacattaaaatgaacaaaagaaaGAGCCAGAAAGTTCATAGACGTtctaggcgatttcaaggtttctccaagttttcgttcaaggtggtcttcgtagattaagttctacttAAGTTATTGGTTTTATTTACTAGAATTCTTTATTCAAGAGTATTTTCCATCGTCTTGAATCTATGAAATCTctaaactagggttgtttcccaatGTTCTTTTTGAACGTCCTTCctccctagtatccttgtttTCGATTCCAATAAGTGTATAGATGTAATcttgatcatgttgttggtatgtggtgttGGCTTATTTTAATGTGTAGGTTCTTGATTTTTAAATGTCTAATGAACCTATATTTTGTACATGTATGATTTTATGTGTTCATTACGCAATATAAAGAACAATGTTGCATTAACTTATGTCTGAAAGTGTTAGTCTTGAGATGTTATGGTCATTAGGTGTATATCTACTGTTAAATGTGACTTTTTGAGGATGTTATGTTCATTTAATTGTTCATATGAAGCTATCCGAAATGGCTACTAAATGTTATGCTTAAACTATGTAATAAGGTTGGATAAGAGATCTCCATGAAATCACATCTTGAATGAATggttggcttatgccaataaaatggctaaaaaTACATTGTCCAATAAGTTGAAGGGAATTGGATTATAATgttatctttaaataattagAAGATTGTCTAATGGCTAAGGTATACCAAACTAAACATGAATGAGTCTAACTTTGGCttgtgccaataaattggctatgaagtcactttaaaattttctacGCCAATACTAATTTTATGCCAATCATATATAGAAAAAGTATTGAAATGACAATATAATCACATCTAAggtaattcaatgaatccatatccAAAGGCGTGCCAgtcattgggacaagtcccaacataccctaaccaaatgaactatgaacatatgtaaTTCATCGAATGAAGTTCTCATCGTCCACAAACGATAATATGAAGCTATCAAATGAACGTAAGCAAGTAAATTTAGTATTGACACAATTGAATATGTATAAGTTAAGAAAGTAAAcagaatgaggtgttaaaggaagtgataCAAGTCTAAGTTACACCTAAGATACTATGTTAAGATACTCACCAATGAGGGTGTTAGAAcgtgtgagacaagtctcataaACAACAAAGATGTTATTTAAGGATAATTCACATTTAATTAATGTAAAGAATGGGATGAaaagtcatcaatagagtaattAAACCTtaatctagaagcaagcttccataatgtttgagtcaactctaaaagataagaAGATAAAGAAAGTGAGCAAATCACCATTAGTGTATCTATGAGCCTGTTCTTGCACGTGtaagtctcatgagatgaggctaccaccgaggtggataagtagtctccatatgtctcctagtcttcgaactataTCTAGACAACATAGGAACTAGCAtgtggattccacctaagatAGCTAGGTATATTTTGGTATCACATTGGCCAGTGAgatcacctcttttcggtgtggggaagacaccagatttcatgtttagatcacattatctatgtcagttaatgctCAAAAGAATGTTCTTGGTTCACTTTAGCCGTGAGCCACCCCTTCAGGTGTGGGGCAAACACATGAGATCGATTCACTTTAGCCAGTGAATCACCGCTTTTCAGTGTGGGacagacactagatttcatgttagctcacatgatctagatttattttaatcggtgaatcacctcttttAGGTGTTGGAAAGTCACAGGATTTCATGTTATCTTTCATGATCTTACTTTAAAAGATGTCTCTAAGAAAGCAAGAAATAAAGATTATGGAACGTGTGTTCAAAGTGAGGTTTGAAACTATGAGCTTAAGAATGTCACTTTCCAATATCAACACCAACGAAGTTTCAGCAAATAATAGGCAAAGCCAAATAAGATTGgattataatgacttcttatatgatGCCAATAAAGGGGCGTAGAAACATAATAGAAAAGCTTCATTTCTTCCCTAACATGAAGATGATGAAATAAGTAGCATAGTCAATAGAGACTGGCTTATGAAGtgttaatgaatatatataatgtaataaatGACTCATTGTAAGGATAgtgaaatcattccttagtccttggattacttccTTGAgtcattgtgggtatgggactacaatgaatcattgcacttataagtaaaacataggaccaaagaaattattgaactacacaccaagaagaagaaatagattgaaaaataaactGAGTCCCAACGAAATAGCTCTTGGGTTGGGCATagcaaattttcaaatattcgcacgagttgttctaaattatgttgatgattataATGCCTTGTAATcacatagaaaatgagttgtgtgcctcaaatgcattaaaatacatcatatttatACCACAATTCATAGCTaacaaattaggaaagtctagtaaCTAGACTTTCCAAAAAAtggcatgttgtttaggaagatctttccttgatcatgcatagcctaATGTTAGTGTGTGCATACATCAATTCTTAGTACATATGGCATACTAACCCTAtagaatttactattttataggtgCAGATCAGAGAACAGATTGAAGACTCATTGCAGCGGTTTGGACTCAGCGTTCTCTAGACCATTTGATAGGTCCCTtgattttgaggatgctacaGTTTAAGTCTAGCATTAGTATTTAGACagagctagtggatgttgtacCTAGAGTTTCTTTCATACATTTATTAAAAGCTTTGTAATAAGGCCGTTTTGGAAAACTACTATGATATGTTATTctttaatttgaattgattttgcATTTGTTAGATGGTTTTCCTTTACCTTGAGCATAGTATATGATGTATCTACCaaagaaatatatgaaatatatgtatACTTCATTAGTGTAAAAAACTTTCAAGTTTTTtgcaaatttaactagataaatgtgatgaatgcaagaagaggcttgtctgcaacctctaagaggtcaacgacgccggttgcgATTCGGATTCCAGAATTCAGGTCATGACAATACCCTAGGTTATGAGTTCGTTGAGTTACAACTTGTCAATTCAATCTTTATAGTGTATTATGCCTTACAAGAAACACCATAATTTACATTGGTCATATAAGATTCGTATGACTTAGTCATTGgccaattctattacatattttggaaataatattgctgacaaatttattggcataaaccaaactttcacGAAGCACTTGTCATGATATTATCACTAGCCAAAACAATTAACTTCATATACATACTGTagaaatctcattattttaagCAAACCAACctttaataaaaagaacaattCAGTACTTAATTTGGCCAAGCTATAAAGTTGATTTAGCATTGATATTCATTAACTAGCTCTGATTCTCATTCTTATGTCTTCTTGGAAATATTGcattccaaacacttagaaacaTATTTACTGTAAACACAAACACTAATCGAAACTTTCATTCCTTTCAAAAGTAAACTGAATTTCTTAAATGAcgtataacaatttcatcttctcgaacacaattaGGCATTAATCATCGGATCTAAGCTATAGTTCTCATTCGACATTATCAAATCACATAAACCTACAAATAATGATTAGTTAGCACCAAATACCAAAAACATGCTCGAGATTTGCATGGTACATACTACTAGAATTGGAAATAGGGtgaactagggagatgaacattGG is part of the Solanum lycopersicum chromosome 1, SLM_r2.1 genome and harbors:
- the LOC104645981 gene encoding uncharacterized protein, with translation MKTRNAGRRVGETTDGGNQAPPQALVVGVQVFVNPTALTDGEVRATLEKAELAAYQLKDVAQVWYMMWVDRRAPRDAPITRDILITSFLESFSLVSSNRDEMSRFVTGVSKDLVEECRAAMLHDNVDFTRLMVHSQPKFKKGHRHLGNPTPSSNTNDKWGKYAPKKGNDRNSQRDRKLCGKWGRFHGGECMVGSNACYRCGKSGHMIRDCPYVKNLAKKDTQPRPNPIPAVEPRKRNTIYVLKGREEQEKSTDVLTSNLHVFSFLVYALLDPGSTLSSVTPLLATKYELLPKILHDPFLS